The Methanolobus sp. WCC4 genome includes the window CTGGACAGACCCGGACGGAAGACTTGCAATCCTCGATAGAGGAGACTTTATGCTCATTGAGACAGAAGATCCAACAAGTGAATTCTGCATAGTTTTTGCAAGTGATAAAAATGATGGATATGCACGCGTATATGTAGATGGTAACAGAGTCTGGTCTGGCAATACATATTCCAACGTAGAGTTAGCACAATCCATAGATAAGCAGACTATCAGGACATTGAAGATAACAGGTCTTGAAAATAACAGGCACTCTATAATGATCAAAAATACAAATTGCAATAACTTCCATGTAACAGTCTACAAATATGGATATGACATTCCTGAGAATCCCGGAACAAATGGAGAGACCGAGGAAATACCTGAATTTCCAACAATCGCCCTCCCTGTTGCTGCAATAGTTGGACTTGCTTTCATATTCCAGAGAAAGGAAGAGTGAATCAATAGTAATGAAGCTCACTGAGCTTCAAACCTTTTTTTTATCTATAGCAAATTCAAGCTGGAAGCTGCTGAAGCATCAATTAAAAGAATATGTCAAAATAGAATCATGCAGTGCATTCCTGCACCATGATCTTAGAAGCCATTCCCATACCAAGTGCATAATCGCACCCATTGATGGAAACTATCAGAGAACCGTTAACGTCTTTCTTTACCTTGAGAGAACTGTTCTCAATAAAGCCCATGGACCTCAGACGTTTTAGCAGGCAACTACCTGCATTTATGGAAATGATCTTACTGTTCTTTCCTTCCGGCATCATTACGAGTGGCATAATAGGAGCCATGTTTTTTACCTCTTTCGTTTTAGTGTGACAGATATTCAGGCGAATGCTGTCGTTTTATTATTCCCTCGTAATATTAGGTCTCCCTAATCTTACTTGATACTGCAATATAGTGTTTAATCGTATATATATGTTCCCGGGTTCGAACAAAAATTGTTATTTAAACAATTTAACTTGTCTTTTCAACACAAGTGATTTAAGTCTTGATTGGAATCCATACAGCAATGTCCCCCGATAAAAGCGAAGTCAAAATACCGGAACTTGTGATGGGCGTAAGGAACCTGGCAGCCCTGAAAGCATGCAGAGAACATGCTGATGCGGCCTATTTCTCACTTGACAGGCTCAGCCTCAGGTCCAGAGCACAGGAGATCACCACCGATAAACTTGCAGACTTCGTTGAAGAGATACACAATAACGGGATGAATGGATACCTGGCAGTGAATTCAGTGATATATCCAGATAACCTCGGGGAACTGGATGAAGTGCTCGAATGTGCTGCATCCGCAAATGTAGATGCTGTCATCGCATGGGACCCTGCCACGATCATGAAAGCAGCAGATAAGGATCTGAGAATACACATCTCGACCCAGGCAAATGTATCGAACCAGGTAACTGCAGAGTTCTACAGGTCACTTGGAGCAAGCAGGGTCGTACTAGCACGTGAACTCAGTCTTGAGCAGATAAAAGAGATAAAAGAGGATACGAAGATCGAGCTTGAGGTCTTCGTGCACGGAGCGGTATGTCAGGCAATATCAGGAAGATGCTATCTTTCGGCATACCTTCTGGGAAAGTCCGGCAATTGCGGAGAATGCAGCCAGCCATGCCGATGGGAATGGTCCCTTCATTCGGATAACGGAGCAATTGTGGATCTCGAGGGAAAGTATCTCATGAGTGCAAAGGACCTTTGCATGATAGAGCACATACCGGAACTCATTGAAGCAGGGGTCGATGCCTTCAAGGTGGAAGGAAGACTACGAAATCCCGGATATACAGCTGCAGTCTCTGAATGCTACCGTAATGCCCTTGATCTTTTCAGGGAAGGGACATATGAGAAAAGCAAGGTCATCCCACTTAAAGAGAAAATGGCACTTGAATACAACAGGGGCTTTTCAACAGGATTCTATTTCGGCCATCCCGGACCTGACAGCCTGGCATATGACTTCGATATGAACGCCTCAACTGTAAAACGTGAAGCTGTTGGTATTGTAACGAATTACTATCCAAAGAAAAGAGCAGCAGCAGTCAAACTGCTGGAACAGGGAATGGAACTTGGGGACAACATCATCATTGAAGGCAACACAACATATCTTGAACAGGAGGTCAGTTCGATCTTCCATGAAGGAGAGAATGTCAATTCTATCGAAAGAGGAAACGATATAGGACTTGCTGTTGATGATATCGTCCGAAAGAACGATCGTATCTTCAAGATCAGCAAGAACATATCCTGATACATCTTTCACCACATTGTACCCTCTTTTTTCAGACCACTCTTTGGAGGGTCACTCTATAGTTTTTGCAGAAATATAGACCCTATATCTTTTACGAGTAGAATATATTTCAGGTAGATTAAGTTCATAGGAGAATAAAAGTAGTGCACACTGGATGCTAAGACATCCGGAAAGCAAATCTCGTATTTAATAGAAAACATCTGAGGATATGATCATACCATGAACAATAACAATTCTACAAAGATGGAGCTTATCAACAAAGCCAAGAACTCAGTGATCAACTTCAATGATGCAGAAGCAACAAATGCTGCAATGGAGACAATAAGAGCAGGGATCGATCCTGTAGAGATCATCGAGGAAGGTTTCATAGAGGGTATGAAGTCCATAGGTGACAGGTTCGAAGAAGGAAAACTCTCACTGATGGACATACTCACCGCATCAAAGACCATGAACAGAGGCATCTCAATACTCAAACCTGCAGCTATTAGTGCACATGAGGACAGTTGCTTCTTCGGAAACCTTATGCTGACATTATAAG containing:
- a CDS encoding PEF-CTERM sorting domain-containing protein; the protein is MKFDIKKIALMLVATSIIIGIASAGHGPGPGPSSTASITYDEQDTTPDIFVYGNPASIITGFENYFSTTIIGSTWTDPDGRLAILDRGDFMLIETEDPTSEFCIVFASDKNDGYARVYVDGNRVWSGNTYSNVELAQSIDKQTIRTLKITGLENNRHSIMIKNTNCNNFHVTVYKYGYDIPENPGTNGETEEIPEFPTIALPVAAIVGLAFIFQRKEE
- a CDS encoding FeoA family protein, whose amino-acid sequence is MAPIMPLVMMPEGKNSKIISINAGSCLLKRLRSMGFIENSSLKVKKDVNGSLIVSINGCDYALGMGMASKIMVQECTA
- a CDS encoding peptidase U32 family protein, encoding MSPDKSEVKIPELVMGVRNLAALKACREHADAAYFSLDRLSLRSRAQEITTDKLADFVEEIHNNGMNGYLAVNSVIYPDNLGELDEVLECAASANVDAVIAWDPATIMKAADKDLRIHISTQANVSNQVTAEFYRSLGASRVVLARELSLEQIKEIKEDTKIELEVFVHGAVCQAISGRCYLSAYLLGKSGNCGECSQPCRWEWSLHSDNGAIVDLEGKYLMSAKDLCMIEHIPELIEAGVDAFKVEGRLRNPGYTAAVSECYRNALDLFREGTYEKSKVIPLKEKMALEYNRGFSTGFYFGHPGPDSLAYDFDMNASTVKREAVGIVTNYYPKKRAAAVKLLEQGMELGDNIIIEGNTTYLEQEVSSIFHEGENVNSIERGNDIGLAVDDIVRKNDRIFKISKNIS
- a CDS encoding B12-binding domain-containing protein, whose amino-acid sequence is MNNNNSTKMELINKAKNSVINFNDAEATNAAMETIRAGIDPVEIIEEGFIEGMKSIGDRFEEGKLSLMDILTASKTMNRGISILKPAAISAHEDSCFFGNLMLTL